The following proteins come from a genomic window of Pseudomonas hygromyciniae:
- a CDS encoding IS3 family transposase (programmed frameshift), translated as MDSGKRRSQRDYTLAFKLSVVDQVEKGELSYKEAQRRYGIQGRSTVLVWLRKHGRQDWSQGASIREPRSRSMTEQTLPLTPEQRIKELEEQLALSNQKAQFFEAVVNVLKNDYGVCVGKKATRQVLSQGQIQDLSITRACLFMGISRQAYYQRNRAFDARTRQDQEVMDFVLEKRRRQPRIGTRKLHYLMSVEVGAPVRVGRDRLFSILRNARELVVRKRAYHKTTDSHHRFRRHPNLLKEGPGQIVASRPEHVWVADITYLPTQESVAYVSLVTDAYSRKIVGHHVHESLHTESVIKAMEKAISKRRSKLPLIHHSDRGAQYCSELYQRLHASHNVRCSMTDGYDCYQNALAERINGILKTELLLCRPKNLAEAVKMVDESVLIYNGERPHLSLKYKTPDAVHRAF; from the exons ATGGATTCGGGCAAAAGGCGGAGCCAGCGTGACTACACGCTAGCCTTTAAATTATCGGTCGTAGACCAGGTCGAAAAGGGCGAGTTGAGTTATAAAGAGGCTCAACGGCGCTACGGCATTCAGGGCCGGTCCACGGTACTGGTCTGGCTACGCAAGCATGGCCGGCAGGACTGGAGCCAAGGCGCCTCAATTCGAGAGCCGAGGAGCAGGTCCATGACCGAGCAAACCCTCCCGCTGACACCCGAGCAGCGGATCAAAGAGCTCGAAGAACAGCTGGCGCTAAGCAATCAGAAGGCGCAATTCTTCGAAGCCGTCGTGAATGTTCTGAAGAATGACTACGGTGTTTGCGTCG GTAAAAAAGCGACTCGGCAAGTCCTCTCGCAAGGGCAAATCCAAGACCTGAGCATCACCAGGGCTTGCCTGTTCATGGGCATTTCGCGCCAAGCGTATTACCAACGTAATCGAGCTTTTGACGCAAGGACTCGTCAAGATCAAGAGGTCATGGACTTTGTTCTTGAAAAGCGCCGCCGCCAGCCCAGGATAGGCACGCGCAAGCTGCATTACCTGATGAGCGTCGAAGTTGGCGCGCCAGTGCGGGTCGGTAGAGACCGCCTGTTTAGCATCTTGCGCAACGCTCGAGAACTGGTGGTGCGCAAACGGGCTTACCACAAAACGACGGACAGCCATCACCGCTTTCGCCGCCATCCGAATTTGCTCAAAGAGGGTCCAGGACAAATCGTTGCCAGCAGGCCCGAGCATGTCTGGGTCGCAGATATAACCTACCTTCCGACACAGGAAAGCGTCGCCTACGTGAGCCTCGTGACAGACGCTTACTCGCGCAAGATCGTAGGCCATCATGTGCATGAGAGCTTGCATACCGAGTCGGTGATCAAAGCGATGGAAAAAGCAATTAGCAAACGTCGAAGCAAGCTGCCACTGATCCATCACTCAGACCGTGGAGCCCAATACTGCTCCGAGCTTTACCAGCGCTTGCACGCTAGCCATAACGTTAGATGCTCAATGACCGACGGATATGACTGCTACCAGAATGCTCTGGCAGAAAGGATAAACGGGATCTTGAAGACCGAGCTTTTGCTGTGCCGCCCTAAAAACCTGGCGGAAGCAGTGAAAATGGTGGATGAATCGGTGCTGATCTACAACGGGGAACGGCCACACCTGTCCCTGAAATACAAAACGCCCGATGCGGTGCATCGGGCGTTTTGA
- the tag gene encoding DNA-3-methyladenine glycosylase I, whose protein sequence is MPRCFWCSEDPLYMAYHDQEWGTPLRDAQGLFELLLLEGFQAGLSWITVLRKREHYRKVLFGFDPQRLAQLSDAEIEQLMLDPGIVRNRLKLNAARRNAAAWLALEDPVGLLWSFVGGVPKVNHFKDRSQVPAITPEAEAMSKALKKVGFTFVGPTICYAFMQASGMVMDHTQDCDRYADLVNAG, encoded by the coding sequence ATGCCACGCTGCTTTTGGTGTTCTGAAGATCCGCTGTACATGGCTTATCACGATCAAGAGTGGGGAACGCCGCTGCGCGATGCGCAGGGTTTGTTCGAGTTGCTTTTGCTCGAAGGGTTCCAGGCGGGCCTGTCCTGGATCACCGTTTTACGCAAACGCGAGCATTATCGAAAGGTCTTGTTCGGTTTTGATCCCCAGCGCCTGGCGCAGTTGAGCGATGCCGAGATTGAGCAGTTGATGCTCGACCCTGGCATCGTGCGCAACCGCTTGAAGCTCAATGCCGCCCGGCGCAACGCCGCAGCCTGGCTGGCGCTGGAGGACCCGGTGGGGTTGCTCTGGTCCTTTGTCGGCGGCGTGCCCAAGGTCAATCATTTCAAGGATCGCAGCCAAGTCCCGGCGATTACGCCAGAGGCTGAAGCCATGAGCAAAGCCCTCAAGAAAGTCGGCTTCACGTTCGTCGGGCCGACCATCTGCTACGCCTTCATGCAGGCCTCGGGCATGGTCATGGACCACACCCAGGACTGCGACCGTTACGCGGACTTGGTCAACGCCGGGTAG
- the glyS gene encoding glycine--tRNA ligase subunit beta — MSAQDFLVELGTEELPPKALNTLADAFLAGIEKGLQTAGLKFEAKKVYAAPRRLAVLLTALQTQQPDRNINLDGPPRQAAFDAEGNPTQAALGFAKKCGVELSEIDQSGPKLRFSQVITGKPTASLLPTIVEDSLNDLPIPKRMRWGARKEEFVRPTQWLVMLLGDQVIDCTILAQKAGRDSRGHRFHHPEAVRITSPANYAADLRAAYVLADANERRELISKRTEELARLQEGTAIVPPSLLDEVTALVEWPVPLVCSFEERFLDVPQEALITTMQDNQKYFCLLDVDGKLLPRFITVANIESKDPQQIIAGNEKVVRPRLTDAEFFFKQDKKQKLEDFNLRLQNVVFQEKLGSVYDKAVRVSKLAAYIAPRIGGDAALAARAGLLCKCDLATEMVGEFPEMQGVAGYYYALNDGEPEDVALALNEQYMPRGAGAELPTTLTGAAVAIADKLDTLVGIFGIGMLPTGSKDPYALRRAALGVLRILIDKKLDLDLTQAVVFAVGQFGAKVKQAGLAEQVLEFVFDRLRARYEDEGVDVSVYLSVRALQPGSALDFDQRVQAVQAFRKLPEADALAAVNKRVSNLLSKAEGLGNTEVDPGLFADAKEFSLNSAIAKAENAVKPLIAERNYAEALARLATLREPVDAFFEAVMINAEDAGVRKNRYAMLARLRGLFVNIADISTLS; from the coding sequence ATGAGTGCTCAAGATTTCCTGGTTGAACTGGGCACCGAAGAGCTGCCACCCAAGGCCCTCAACACCCTGGCCGACGCATTTTTGGCCGGTATAGAAAAAGGCCTGCAGACTGCCGGCCTGAAGTTTGAAGCCAAGAAAGTCTACGCCGCACCACGTCGCCTGGCGGTGTTGCTGACCGCGCTGCAAACCCAGCAGCCGGATCGCAACATCAACCTCGACGGCCCGCCACGCCAGGCCGCTTTCGATGCCGAAGGCAACCCGACTCAAGCGGCCCTTGGTTTTGCCAAGAAGTGCGGCGTCGAGCTGAGCGAGATCGACCAAAGTGGCCCGAAACTGCGCTTCAGCCAGGTCATCACCGGCAAGCCGACCGCCAGCCTGCTGCCGACCATCGTTGAAGACTCCCTGAACGACCTGCCGATCCCCAAGCGCATGCGCTGGGGGGCACGCAAGGAAGAGTTCGTTCGTCCGACCCAATGGCTGGTAATGCTGCTCGGTGATCAAGTCATCGATTGCACCATCCTCGCCCAGAAAGCCGGCCGTGATTCCCGTGGTCACCGCTTCCACCATCCAGAAGCCGTACGCATCACCTCGCCAGCGAACTATGCCGCCGATCTGCGTGCAGCTTATGTGCTGGCCGATGCCAACGAGCGTCGCGAGCTGATCAGCAAGCGCACCGAAGAGCTGGCCCGTTTGCAGGAAGGCACCGCCATCGTGCCGCCAAGCCTGCTCGACGAAGTAACCGCACTGGTCGAGTGGCCGGTGCCGCTGGTGTGCTCGTTCGAAGAGCGCTTCCTGGATGTGCCGCAAGAAGCCCTGATCACCACCATGCAGGACAACCAGAAGTATTTCTGCCTACTGGATGTGGACGGCAAGTTGCTGCCGCGCTTCATAACCGTGGCCAACATCGAGAGCAAGGACCCGCAGCAGATCATCGCCGGTAACGAAAAAGTCGTGCGCCCGCGCCTGACCGACGCCGAGTTCTTCTTCAAACAAGACAAGAAGCAGAAGCTCGAAGACTTCAACCTGCGCCTGCAGAACGTGGTGTTCCAAGAAAAACTTGGCAGCGTCTACGACAAGGCTGTGCGGGTTTCCAAGCTGGCGGCCTACATCGCGCCACGCATTGGCGGCGATGCTGCCTTGGCCGCTCGCGCGGGCCTGTTGTGCAAATGCGACCTGGCCACCGAGATGGTCGGCGAGTTCCCGGAAATGCAAGGTGTTGCCGGTTACTACTACGCGCTCAATGACGGCGAGCCTGAAGACGTCGCCCTGGCATTGAACGAGCAGTACATGCCGCGCGGTGCTGGCGCCGAGCTGCCGACCACCCTGACCGGCGCGGCCGTAGCCATCGCTGACAAGCTGGACACCCTGGTCGGTATCTTCGGTATCGGCATGTTGCCCACCGGCAGCAAAGACCCCTATGCCCTGCGCCGTGCCGCCTTGGGCGTGCTGCGCATCCTGATCGACAAGAAGCTGGACCTCGACCTGACCCAGGCCGTGGTGTTTGCAGTTGGCCAGTTCGGGGCCAAGGTCAAGCAAGCCGGTTTGGCCGAGCAAGTGCTGGAGTTCGTGTTCGACCGCCTGCGTGCGCGCTACGAAGACGAAGGCGTGGACGTTTCCGTCTACCTGTCGGTTCGTGCCCTGCAACCGGGTTCGGCACTGGACTTCGACCAGCGTGTGCAAGCCGTACAGGCCTTCCGCAAGCTGCCGGAAGCCGATGCATTGGCCGCCGTAAACAAGCGTGTGTCGAACCTGCTGAGCAAGGCCGAAGGCCTGGGCAATACCGAGGTCGATCCTGGCCTGTTTGCCGATGCCAAGGAGTTCTCGCTGAACTCGGCAATCGCCAAGGCAGAAAACGCAGTGAAGCCGCTGATCGCCGAACGCAACTACGCCGAAGCACTGGCGCGCCTGGCCACCTTGCGTGAACCGGTGGATGCGTTCTTCGAAGCGGTGATGATCAATGCCGAAGATGCCGGCGTGCGGAAAAACCGCTACGCCATGCTGGCGCGTCTGCGCGGCCTGTTCGTCAACATCGCTGACATTTCGACGCTGAGCTGA
- a CDS encoding response regulator transcription factor: MRVAILDDEPAELRRVEQTLRQIPSTSEQPWTLHCFERGEDLLRQLRRETFDLLVLDWQLPDLSGISILRWTREHMEAPPPVIMLTSRDAESDIVQALNSGADDYVSKPFRPNELKARVSAVLRRHGLQKSAASEVLVFNDLTFDDAELTVSRAGDPINLTEREYRLARCLFANLARPLSREYLYERFWTHEEMVSSRPLDTHIYRLRNKLGLTPERGWQLLTIYGYGYRLESVTAATA; this comes from the coding sequence ATGCGTGTCGCGATACTGGATGACGAACCTGCCGAATTGCGGCGGGTGGAACAGACTCTGCGACAAATCCCAAGCACCTCGGAGCAGCCATGGACGCTGCATTGCTTCGAGCGTGGCGAAGACTTGCTGCGCCAACTGCGCCGAGAAACCTTCGACTTGCTGGTACTCGACTGGCAGTTGCCGGACCTGAGCGGTATCTCGATCCTGCGTTGGACCCGTGAGCACATGGAGGCGCCACCTCCCGTAATCATGCTTACCAGCCGCGACGCCGAGAGCGATATCGTCCAAGCCCTGAACAGCGGTGCAGATGACTATGTCAGCAAACCGTTTCGCCCTAACGAGCTGAAGGCACGGGTCAGTGCCGTCCTGCGTCGTCACGGCCTGCAGAAATCTGCTGCCTCCGAAGTACTGGTTTTCAACGACCTGACGTTCGACGATGCCGAGCTGACCGTCAGCCGCGCCGGTGATCCCATCAACCTGACCGAAAGGGAATACCGCCTGGCACGCTGCCTGTTCGCCAACCTGGCCCGGCCGTTGTCACGGGAATATCTCTATGAACGGTTCTGGACCCATGAAGAAATGGTGTCTTCACGACCGTTGGATACCCATATTTATCGGCTGCGAAACAAGCTTGGCCTGACGCCGGAACGGGGTTGGCAGTTGCTGACCATTTATGGCTATGGCTATCGTTTGGAGAGCGTGACAGCAGCCACCGCATAG
- a CDS encoding FecR family protein — translation MSAMTLFPRRNYLSSLFGSSLALALVINSPHVLAKPAPVRAPYIDDNLMCRAQPLPAVVQHLTGEAWKLDAEGRPSVLEEGMLIDERESVKTSPSAFVSLLLGDGSRVVLPSSSEVRLHLVEEQAIPQVILQQGQVEAYVLKRASDYDRFQIVTPVGVLGVRGTHFRVRNDDQQSVVEVLNGQVAASRSEPQPQGKHLKKKTQTGPVEGELKVGARQGVLLKPQGELKTVDLLPAPRLMGQDGQKGDAPVWTLFLHPQPGAQRYRAQVATDKTFMNIKQENFSSEPRLSFTGLKASFYHVRVSAFDDQGLEGETGTYDIFYYPPATRVQ, via the coding sequence ATGAGCGCCATGACCCTCTTTCCTCGCCGCAATTACCTTTCCTCTCTATTCGGTTCAAGCCTGGCCCTGGCGCTTGTGATCAACAGCCCACACGTTCTAGCCAAGCCTGCCCCTGTGCGTGCGCCCTATATAGATGACAACCTGATGTGCCGGGCACAGCCGCTGCCGGCAGTCGTCCAGCACCTGACCGGTGAAGCCTGGAAGCTCGATGCCGAGGGGCGCCCCAGCGTGTTGGAAGAAGGCATGCTGATCGATGAGCGGGAAAGCGTAAAAACCTCGCCTTCGGCGTTTGTCAGCTTGTTGCTGGGTGACGGCTCGCGGGTTGTCCTGCCCTCCAGCTCCGAGGTGCGTTTGCACTTGGTGGAAGAACAGGCGATTCCTCAGGTGATCCTGCAACAAGGGCAAGTGGAAGCCTACGTACTCAAGCGTGCCAGCGACTATGACCGTTTTCAGATCGTGACCCCGGTGGGCGTACTCGGCGTACGCGGTACGCACTTCCGTGTGCGTAACGATGATCAGCAATCGGTTGTCGAAGTGCTCAACGGCCAGGTGGCCGCCAGCCGCAGCGAGCCGCAACCGCAGGGCAAACATCTGAAGAAAAAAACGCAGACGGGCCCGGTAGAAGGCGAATTGAAGGTTGGTGCTCGACAAGGGGTGCTGCTCAAGCCACAGGGCGAGCTGAAGACGGTCGACTTACTGCCTGCTCCGCGCCTGATGGGCCAGGACGGCCAGAAAGGCGATGCGCCGGTCTGGACATTGTTCCTGCACCCGCAACCGGGGGCTCAACGCTACCGCGCCCAGGTGGCCACCGATAAAACTTTCATGAACATCAAGCAGGAAAACTTCTCCAGTGAGCCGCGCTTGAGCTTCACTGGACTCAAGGCCTCGTTCTATCACGTTCGCGTGTCGGCCTTTGATGACCAGGGACTGGAAGGGGAAACAGGCACTTATGACATCTTCTATTACCCACCTGCCACCCGTGTGCAGTAG
- a CDS encoding lysophospholipid acyltransferase family protein has translation MSILQAIRTFFFYLLLGTSSFLWCTLSFFIAPFLPFKARYRFINVYWCRCALWLTKVFLGIRFEVKGADNVPDQPCVILSNHQSTWETFFLSAYFSPLSQVLKRELLFVPFFGWAMAMLRPIAIDRDNPKAALKHVAKKGDELLKDGVWVLIFPEGTRVPFGTVGKFSRGGTALAVNANLPVLPIAHNAGKFWPKEGWAKRKGTITVVIGEPMYAEGEGPRAIAALNDRAAAWNEAQQRAMGSLPPLPVAEDRTVT, from the coding sequence ATGTCGATTTTGCAGGCCATCAGAACCTTCTTCTTTTACCTGCTGCTGGGCACCAGTTCGTTTCTCTGGTGCACCCTGAGCTTTTTTATTGCGCCTTTTTTGCCATTCAAGGCGCGCTATCGCTTTATCAATGTCTATTGGTGCCGCTGCGCGTTGTGGCTGACCAAGGTGTTCCTGGGCATCCGTTTCGAGGTCAAGGGCGCCGATAATGTCCCGGACCAGCCGTGCGTGATCCTGTCGAACCACCAGAGCACCTGGGAGACGTTTTTTCTTTCTGCCTACTTCTCGCCCCTGAGCCAGGTGCTCAAGCGTGAGCTGCTGTTCGTACCGTTCTTTGGCTGGGCCATGGCCATGCTGCGCCCGATTGCCATCGACCGCGACAACCCCAAGGCCGCGCTCAAGCATGTGGCCAAGAAAGGTGACGAACTGCTCAAGGACGGCGTTTGGGTCCTGATCTTCCCTGAAGGCACCCGCGTCCCCTTTGGCACTGTAGGCAAGTTCTCCCGGGGCGGTACGGCATTGGCGGTCAACGCCAATCTGCCCGTGCTGCCGATTGCCCACAATGCTGGCAAGTTCTGGCCGAAGGAAGGCTGGGCCAAGCGCAAGGGCACCATCACGGTGGTGATCGGCGAGCCGATGTATGCCGAAGGGGAAGGGCCACGTGCAATTGCCGCGCTCAATGACCGCGCTGCAGCCTGGAATGAAGCGCAACAACGGGCCATGGGTTCGCTGCCGCCACTGCCGGTTGCCGAAGACCGTACGGTGACCTGA
- the gmhB gene encoding D-glycero-beta-D-manno-heptose 1,7-bisphosphate 7-phosphatase, which yields MMLKLLILDRDGVINYDSDAYIKSVEEWIPLPGSIEAIAQLSKAGWTVAIATNQSGIARGYYDIATLDAMHARLRALVAEQGGEVGLVVYCPHGPDEGCDCRKPKPGMLKIISEHYKVPLAGIWFVGDSLGDLEAAKAVDSQPVLVKTGKGEKTQAKNLPVGTLIFDDLAAVAAELINN from the coding sequence ATCATGTTGAAACTGCTGATTCTCGATCGGGACGGGGTAATCAACTACGACTCCGACGCTTACATCAAGTCGGTAGAGGAGTGGATCCCGCTGCCCGGCTCGATCGAGGCCATCGCGCAGTTGAGCAAGGCCGGCTGGACGGTAGCCATTGCTACCAACCAGTCCGGCATCGCCCGCGGCTACTACGACATCGCCACCCTGGACGCCATGCACGCACGCCTGCGCGCGTTGGTGGCAGAGCAGGGCGGTGAGGTGGGGCTGGTGGTGTACTGCCCCCACGGGCCTGACGAGGGCTGCGATTGCCGCAAACCCAAGCCTGGCATGTTGAAAATCATTTCAGAACATTACAAGGTGCCCCTGGCTGGGATATGGTTCGTCGGGGACAGTCTCGGTGACCTGGAGGCGGCCAAAGCCGTCGACTCTCAGCCAGTTTTGGTAAAGACCGGGAAAGGCGAAAAGACCCAGGCGAAAAACCTGCCGGTTGGCACCTTGATTTTTGACGATCTGGCGGCGGTTGCCGCAGAACTTATCAACAACTAG
- a CDS encoding CHASE2 domain-containing protein, whose amino-acid sequence MKWWRRAEQRQPSQAQRLFNGLVREWLLISLLLLPMTALLSLSPGLSLNNLLYDSLRRMAPLPVDPRILLVSIDDMSLRELGQWPWSRRLHADLIDQLSAAKPAGILLDVIFSEPAREPANDQRLAQAICNAGNVLLPLIREGTPRLGQPLTQILPVLPLRDCARAVGHINVEADSDGIVRSLYLREGPPGQLVPQLAWLAFELIGQHADMPGLSASFEATDWQRDNAIRIPFIAADNGFPSVPYVSVLRGEVPAQLLRDRIILVGATAPGMGDRYVTPLSASVGTTPGVEIQANILNGLLQGRSITVLPGWLATLLSTSLVALLLGLLLLRPRYALWLSLGCMVGALLASWGLLRLGLWWSPAATLIGMLLGYLIWNWRRLSVILAYFGWELARLDSEPKVLPERRRAAVSKGDVLQGRIVALEQAVSRTRDTRRFMADGLECLPVATLITDPTGEILLANRIARDVFGNELITENLLQQLKALGYPPLQGGVSTPLSALEIVEFRDTQQRSLRLELAPLLPVDGDVALGWLLSLTDLSIERDAQQQRETLLRFLSHDLRAPHSAILALLDVQRYEASDVWQVFTQIEQQVRRALSLTESFVQLAKAESDGYQFEPSLFAMLVLDAFDQVALLAQLKKIQLVHDLDEAGEDMVLADQSLLTRALFNLMENAIKYSPSGTTVTVRLERNGQWLACHIQDQGPGIAAQELPELFNQYRRFSSSQGSEGLGLGLTMVKAVMDRHGGRIECASVVGQGTVFSLQLPMWEE is encoded by the coding sequence ATGAAGTGGTGGCGCCGCGCTGAACAGCGTCAGCCGAGCCAGGCCCAGCGCCTGTTCAATGGGCTGGTCAGGGAATGGCTGTTGATCAGTCTGCTGTTGCTGCCGATGACGGCCTTGCTGTCCCTGAGCCCTGGCCTGTCCCTGAATAACCTGTTGTACGACAGCTTGCGGCGCATGGCGCCGTTGCCGGTGGACCCGCGCATTCTGTTGGTGAGCATTGATGACATGAGTCTCAGGGAGCTTGGCCAATGGCCCTGGTCGCGGCGCTTGCATGCCGACCTGATCGACCAGTTGAGTGCCGCCAAACCTGCCGGGATCCTGCTTGATGTAATCTTCAGCGAACCGGCGCGCGAGCCGGCCAATGATCAGCGCCTGGCCCAGGCGATCTGCAATGCCGGCAATGTGCTCCTGCCGTTGATTCGCGAAGGCACACCGCGCCTGGGGCAACCCCTCACGCAAATTCTCCCCGTGCTGCCACTGCGCGATTGTGCCAGGGCAGTTGGCCATATCAACGTGGAAGCCGACAGCGACGGTATTGTGCGCAGCCTCTACCTGCGTGAAGGACCACCGGGGCAATTGGTCCCGCAGTTGGCGTGGCTGGCCTTCGAGCTGATCGGGCAACACGCCGATATGCCAGGGCTTTCAGCGTCTTTTGAAGCAACCGATTGGCAACGGGACAATGCCATCCGCATTCCGTTTATCGCCGCCGATAATGGCTTTCCCAGCGTGCCCTATGTCAGCGTTCTGCGCGGTGAAGTCCCCGCCCAATTGTTACGTGATCGGATCATCCTGGTGGGAGCCACCGCGCCGGGCATGGGCGATCGCTATGTGACGCCGCTTTCGGCCAGCGTCGGTACCACCCCGGGTGTCGAGATCCAGGCCAATATCCTCAACGGCCTGCTGCAAGGGCGCAGCATTACAGTGTTGCCTGGCTGGCTGGCCACGCTGCTGTCTACCTCGCTGGTGGCATTGCTGCTGGGCCTGCTGCTGTTGCGCCCGCGTTATGCGCTATGGCTGAGCCTGGGTTGTATGGTGGGTGCCCTCCTCGCTTCCTGGGGCTTGTTGCGGCTGGGGCTCTGGTGGTCGCCAGCAGCCACATTGATCGGCATGTTGCTCGGCTACCTGATCTGGAACTGGCGGCGCCTGAGCGTAATCCTGGCCTATTTCGGCTGGGAGTTGGCGCGCCTCGACAGTGAACCCAAGGTGCTGCCGGAACGCCGTCGTGCCGCCGTCAGCAAGGGCGACGTATTGCAGGGCCGTATCGTGGCCTTGGAGCAAGCGGTCAGCCGTACCCGCGACACCCGGCGTTTTATGGCCGACGGCCTGGAGTGCCTGCCGGTCGCTACGCTGATTACCGATCCCACGGGCGAGATCCTGCTGGCCAATCGCATTGCCCGGGATGTGTTTGGCAACGAGCTGATTACCGAGAACTTGCTGCAGCAACTCAAGGCATTGGGCTACCCGCCCTTGCAAGGCGGGGTGAGCACGCCGCTGTCAGCCCTGGAAATCGTCGAGTTCCGCGACACCCAGCAACGCAGCCTGCGCCTGGAGTTGGCACCGTTGTTACCGGTCGACGGTGATGTGGCGTTGGGTTGGCTGCTGAGCCTGACTGACCTGAGTATCGAACGTGACGCCCAGCAGCAGCGAGAAACCCTGCTGCGGTTTCTCTCCCATGATCTGCGGGCGCCCCACTCGGCCATTCTGGCGTTGCTGGATGTGCAACGGTATGAGGCTTCGGACGTCTGGCAGGTATTTACCCAGATCGAACAGCAAGTGCGGCGGGCACTGAGTTTGACTGAGTCGTTCGTTCAATTGGCCAAGGCCGAGTCCGACGGCTACCAGTTTGAGCCCAGCCTGTTTGCCATGCTGGTGCTCGATGCGTTTGACCAGGTAGCGCTGCTGGCCCAATTGAAAAAGATCCAATTGGTCCACGACCTGGACGAGGCGGGTGAGGACATGGTCCTGGCAGATCAATCACTGCTGACCCGCGCCTTGTTCAACCTGATGGAGAATGCAATCAAGTACAGCCCATCCGGCACCACAGTTACAGTGCGTCTCGAACGTAACGGTCAATGGTTGGCCTGTCATATTCAGGACCAGGGCCCCGGCATCGCAGCCCAGGAGCTGCCTGAACTGTTCAACCAATACCGACGTTTTTCTTCTTCCCAAGGCAGCGAAGGCCTTGGGCTGGGCCTGACCATGGTCAAGGCGGTGATGGACCGCCATGGGGGGCGGATCGAGTGCGCGAGTGTGGTCGGGCAAGGCACGGTTTTCAGCCTGCAGTTGCCGATGTGGGAAGAGTAA
- the glyQ gene encoding glycine--tRNA ligase subunit alpha, translated as MSQPTPAVRTFQDLILALQQYWAEQGCVVLQPYDMEVGAGTFHTATFLRAIGPETWNAAYVQPSRRPTDGRYGENPNRLQHYYQFQVVLKPNPDNFQELYLGSLKHVGLDPLVHDIRFVEDNWESPTLGAWGLGWEVWLNGMEVTQFTYFQQAGGIECYPVTGEITYGLERLAMYLQGVDSVYDLVWADGPFGKVTYGDVFHQNEVEQSTYNFEHANVEKLFELFDFYESEAKRLIELDQPLPLPSYEMVLKASHTFNLLDARRAISVTARQQYILRVRTLARSVAQAYLLARAKLGFPMATPDLRDEVLAKLEAAQ; from the coding sequence GTGAGCCAGCCTACGCCAGCCGTGCGTACCTTCCAAGACTTGATCCTCGCCCTCCAGCAATACTGGGCCGAGCAAGGTTGTGTGGTACTTCAGCCCTACGATATGGAAGTAGGCGCCGGCACTTTCCACACCGCAACATTCCTGCGGGCCATCGGCCCGGAAACCTGGAACGCCGCTTATGTGCAGCCCAGTCGTCGCCCGACTGACGGCCGCTACGGTGAAAACCCCAACCGTCTGCAGCACTACTATCAGTTCCAGGTAGTCCTCAAGCCAAACCCGGACAACTTCCAGGAGCTGTACCTGGGCTCGCTGAAACATGTCGGCCTGGACCCGCTGGTTCACGATATCCGTTTCGTCGAAGACAACTGGGAGTCGCCAACCCTGGGCGCCTGGGGCCTGGGCTGGGAAGTCTGGCTCAACGGCATGGAAGTGACGCAGTTCACTTACTTCCAGCAAGCGGGCGGCATCGAGTGCTACCCAGTGACCGGCGAGATCACCTACGGCCTGGAACGCCTGGCCATGTACCTGCAGGGCGTGGACTCGGTCTACGACCTGGTATGGGCTGACGGCCCGTTCGGCAAAGTGACTTATGGCGATGTGTTCCACCAGAACGAAGTGGAGCAATCGACCTACAACTTCGAACACGCCAACGTCGAGAAGCTGTTCGAACTGTTCGACTTCTATGAAAGCGAAGCCAAGCGCCTGATCGAACTGGATCAACCGCTGCCGTTGCCGAGCTACGAAATGGTCCTGAAGGCATCCCACACCTTCAACCTGCTGGACGCCCGCCGTGCCATCTCGGTAACTGCGCGCCAGCAATACATCCTGCGTGTACGCACCCTGGCGCGTTCCGTCGCCCAAGCCTACCTGCTGGCTCGCGCCAAGCTGGGCTTCCCGATGGCAACCCCGGATTTGCGTGATGAAGTGTTGGCTAAGCTGGAGGCTGCACAATGA